A portion of the Macaca mulatta isolate MMU2019108-1 chromosome 2, T2T-MMU8v2.0, whole genome shotgun sequence genome contains these proteins:
- the ZNF35 gene encoding zinc finger protein 35 yields MTAELREAVALAPWGPVKVKKEEEEEENFPGQASSQQVHSENVKVWTPAEGLQTGLDGSEEEEKSQNIFWDMAVVLKATQEAPAASPLGSYSLPGTLAKSEILETHGTMNFLGDETKNLQLLVPKTEICEEAEKPLIISERIQKADPQGPELGEACEKGNMLKRQRIKREKKDFRQVIVNDRQLSESFKEEENQKCKKSGGKYSLNSGAVKNPKTQLGQKPFTCSVCGKGFSQSANLVVHQRIHTGEKPFECHECGKAFIQSANLVVHQRIHTGQKPYVCSKCGKAFTQSSNLTVHQKIHSLEKTFKCSECEKAFSYSSQLARHQKVHITEKCYECNECGKTFTRSSNLIVHQRIHTGEKPFACNDCGKAFTQSANLIVHQRSHTGEKPYECKECGKAFSCFSHLIVHQRIHTAEKPYDCSECGKAFSQLSCLIVHQRIHSGDLPYVCNECGKAFTCSSYLLIHQRIHNGEKPYTCNECGKAFRQRSSLTVHQRTHTGEKPYECEKCGAAFISNSHLMRHHRTHLVE; encoded by the exons ATGACTGCAGAATTGAGAGAAGCCGTGGCCCTAGCTCCATGGGGCCCAGTGAAGgtgaaaaaggaggaggaggaagaagaaaacttcCCAGGTCAGGCATCCAGCCAACAAGTGCACTCTGAGAACGTCAAAGTCTGGACCCCAGCGGAGGGTCTTCAGACAGGCCTTGATGGatcagaagaggaagaaaag AGTCAGAACATATTCTGGGACATGGCGGTAGTCCTGAAAGCAACTCAGGAGGCACCTGCTGCTTCACCCCTTGGCAGCTACTCGTTACCAGGGACTCTGGCCAAGAGTGAGATACTGGAGACTCATGGGACCATGAACTTTCTAG GTGATGAAACCAAGAACCTACAGTTACTGGTTCCAAAAACTGAGATATGTGAGGAAGCTGAAAAACCCCTCATCATATCAGAAAGAATCCAGAAAGCTGATCCTCAAGGACCTGAGTTAGGAGAAgcttgtgaaaaaggaaacatgttaAAGAGGCAGAGaataaagagggaaaagaaagatttCAGACAAGTGATAGTGAATGACCGTCAGTTATCTGAAAGcttcaaagaagaagaaaaccagaAATGTAAGAAATCTGGGGGAAAATACAGCCTTAATTCTGGCGCtgttaaaaatccaaaaaccCAGCTTGGGCAAAAGCCTTTTACATGTAGCGTGTGTGGGAAAGGATTTAGTCAGAGTGCAAACCTCGTTGTGCATCAGCGaatccacactggagagaaaccctttGAATGTCATGAGTGTGGGAAGGCCTTCATTCAAAGTGCAAACCTCGTTGTGCATCAGAGAATCCACACTGGACAGAAACCTTATGTTTGCTcaaaatgtgggaaagccttcactCAGAGTTCAAATCTTACTGTACATCAAAAAATCCACTCCttagaaaaaacttttaagtGCAGTGAATGTGAGAAAGCCTTTAGTTACAGCTCACAACTTGCTCGGCACCAGAAAGTCCACATTACAGAAAAATGctatgaatgtaatgaatgtgggaaaacatTTACTAGGAGCTCAAACCTCATTGTCCACCAGAGGATccacactggggagaagccctTTGCTTGTAACGATTGTGGCAAAGCCTTTACCCAGAGTGCAAATCTCATTGTACATCAGCGAAGCCATACTGGTGAGAAGCCATATGAGTGTAAagagtgtgggaaagcctttagtTGTTTTTCACACCTTATTGTGCACCAGAGAATTCACACTGCAGAGAAACCTTACGACTGCAgcgaatgtgggaaagccttcagtcaGCTCTCTTGCCTTATTGTCCACCAGAGAATTCACAGTGGAGATCTTCCTTACgtatgtaatgaatgtgggaaggccttcacATGTAGCTCATACCTACTTATTCATCAGAGAATTCATAATGGAGAAAAACCTTACACATGTAATGAGTGTGGGAAGGCCTTCAGACAGAGGTCGAGCCTCACCGTGCACCAGAGAACCCACACCGGGGAGAAGCCCTATGAATGTGAGAAGTGTGGTGCAGCTTTCATTTCCAACTCACACCTCATGCGACACCACAGAACCCATCTTGTTGAATAA